In one window of Camelina sativa cultivar DH55 chromosome 15, Cs, whole genome shotgun sequence DNA:
- the LOC104748292 gene encoding F-box protein ETP1-like produces MAIPELLNDLVDEILCRVPATSLKRLRATCKRWNRLFKDDRRFAREHFDNAPKEIHSLILTEKCRICPLSIINLPRHGDDVPPLPSVEVKRELSLPHPCSNNSRQFDITEVFHCDGLLICVKEGTRRYGSQIVVWNPFTGQTRWIEANNRWKNTNTFVLGYYKNNNNKSSCSQRSYKILCYNGGEDTEIYDLNSSDSWRRIPDGDLTPPGWDGMISGDIVPLKGNTYFIAKEKSKPQLGWSLLRFDFSTEKSSLFVPLPYQCPLYKILSLSVVRDEKLSVFLQPDSTCKAEIWVTSKIGNDSTKAVSWNKVLAFDLSPHLQITDLVNFVLDEDKKLAVCCDRWIEDCYIHCIDKIFILGENNQVSQSGCDPLVTHQTGPWPAPLYYVPSLVQIELPAGGKRKPVD; encoded by the coding sequence ATGGCGATACCGGAGCTTCTTAACGATTTGGTAGATGAGATACTCTGTCGCGTTCCGGCCACATCCCTGAAACGGTTACGAGCAACTTGCAAACGATGGAACCGTTTGTTCAAAGATGATAGGAGATTCGCAAGAGAGCACTTTGATAATGCCCCAAAGGAGATTCACTCTCTCATCTTGACAGAGAAGTGCCGGATTTGTCCTTTGAGCATAATCAATCTTCCCCGACATGGAGATGATGTTCCTCCTCTTCCATCTGTAGAAGTAAAAAGAGAGCTTAGCCTACCACATCCGTGTTCTAACAATTCACGTCAGTTCGATATAACAGAAGTCTTTCACTGCGACGGCTTATTGATATGCGTCAAGGAAGGCACCCGCCGTTACGGATCTCAAATAGTGGTTTGGAACCCGTTTACTGGTCAAACCAGGTGGATCGAAGCCAACAATCGTTGGAAGAATACCAACACATTTGTTCTCGGGTactacaagaacaacaacaacaagtcctCCTGCAGTCAAAGAAGCTACAAAATTTTGTGCTATAATGGTGGCGAAGATACCGAAATCTACGACCTTAACTCCTCTGATTCGTGGAGGAGGATTCCTGATGGTGATCTCACTCCACCAGGCTGGGACGGTATGATCTCTGGAGACATCGTGCCTTTGAAGGGAAATACTTACTTTATTGCTAAGGAGAAATCAAAACCGCAACTTGGCTGGTCATTGCTCAGATTTGATTTCTCTACTGAGAAATCATCTCTGTTTGTGCCTCTTCCCTATCAGTGTCCattgtataaaattttgagTCTTTCTGTTGTTAGAGACGAGAAACTTTCCGTGTTTTTACAGCCCGATTCTACATGCAAGGCTGAGATATGGGTGACAAGTAAGATTGGTAATGACTCCACCAAAGCGGTGTCCTGGAACAAGGTCTTAGCATTCGATTTGAGCCCTCATCTTCAAATTACTGATCTAGTAAATTTTGTGCTTGACGAGGATAAGAAACTCGCCGTGTGTTGTGATAGATGGATAGAAGACTGCTACATCCACTGCATCGATAAGATATTCATTCTCGGGGAGAACAATCAAGTCAGTCAATCTGGTTGTGATCCGCTTGTTACACATCAGACAGGACCTTGGCCAGCTCCTCTTTATTACGTTCCAAGTTTGGTCCAAATCGAGCTACCTGCTGGAGGCAAAAGAAAACCAGTTGACTAA
- the LOC104748293 gene encoding F-box protein ETP1-like, which translates to MAIPELLNDLVDEILCRVPATSLKRLRATCKRWNRLFKDDRRFAREHFDNAPKEIHSLILTEKCRICPLSIINLPPHGDDVPPLPSVEVKRELSLPHPCPFKNSRQFDITEVFHCDGLLICVKEGTRRYGSQIVVWNPFTGQTRWIEANNRWKNTNTFVLGYYNKKNNKSSCSQRSYKILCYNGGEDTEIYDLNSSDSWRRIPDGDLTPPGWDGMISGDIVPLKGNTYFIAKEKSKPQLGWSLLRFDFSTEKSSLFVPLPYQCPLYKILSLSVVRDEKLSVFLQPDSTCKAEIWVTSKIGNDSTKAVSWNKVLAFDLSPHLQITDLVNFVLDEDKKLAVCCDRWIEDCYIHCIDKIFILGENNQVSQSGCDPLVTHQTGPWPAPLYYVPSLVQIELPAGGKRKPID; encoded by the coding sequence ATGGCGATACCGGAGCTTCTTAACGATTTGGTAGATGAGATACTCTGTCGCGTTCCGGCCACATCCCTGAAACGGTTACGAGCAACTTGCAAACGATGGAACCGTTTGTTCAAAGATGATAGGAGATTCGCAAGAGAGCACTTTGATAATGCCCCAAAGGAGATTCACTCTCTCATCTTGACAGAGAAGTGCCGGATTTGTCCTTTGAGCATAATCAATCTTCCCCCACATGGAGACGATGTTCCTCCTCTTCCATCTGTAGAGGTAAAAAGAGAACTTAGCCTACCACATCCGTGTCCCTTTAAAAATTCACGTCAGTTTGATATAACAGAAGTCTTTCACTGCGACGGCTTATTGATATGCGTCAAGGAAGGCACCCGCCGTTACGGATCTCAAATAGTGGTTTGGAACCCGTTTACTGGTCAAACCAGGTGGATCGAAGCCAACAATCGTTGGAAGAATACCAACACATTTGTTCTCGGGTActacaacaagaagaacaacaagtcCTCCTGCAGTCAAAGAAGCTACAAAATTTTGTGCTATAATGGTGGCGAAGATACCGAAATCTACGACCTTAACTCCTCTGATTCGTGGAGGAGGATTCCTGATGGTGATCTCACTCCACCAGGCTGGGACGGTATGATCTCTGGAGACATCGTGCCTTTGAAGGGAAATACTTACTTTATTGCTAAGGAGAAATCAAAACCGCAACTTGGCTGGTCATTGCTCAGATTTGATTTCTCTACTGAGAAATCATCTCTGTTTGTGCCTCTTCCCTATCAGTGTCCattgtataaaattttgagTCTTTCTGTTGTTAGAGACGAGAAACTTTCCGTGTTTTTACAGCCCGATTCTACATGCAAGGCTGAGATATGGGTGACAAGTAAGATTGGTAATGACTCCACCAAAGCGGTGTCCTGGAACAAGGTCTTAGCATTCGATTTGAGCCCTCATCTTCAAATTACTGATCTAGTAAATTTTGTGCTTGACGAGGATAAGAAACTCGCCGTGTGTTGTGATAGATGGATAGAAGACTGCTACATCCACTGCATCGATAAGATATTCATTCTCGGGGAGAACAATCAAGTCAGTCAATCTGGTTGTGATCCGCTTGTTACACATCAGACAGGACCTTGGCCAGCTCCTCTTTATTACGTTCCAAGTTTGGTCCAAATCGAGCTACCTGCTGGAGGCAAAAGAAAACCAATTGACTAA
- the LOC104746176 gene encoding putative F-box/LRR-repeat protein At3g18150: protein MEARIHQIYTMMVIPRCSVVSWTSLKKLYLGDCALSDESMAAILSGCPVLECLTLDTCGELKVLDLSKSLCLRTLDIYPYSWVPGPTQILAPHVHNLILVINSQLACTSFDVSYLAEARLEICIFVLNNVEAGFLQDVVLKMLEKLQNVEKLTLGGNFLHILSLAEVRSVPFPKLKVKDLTLKTLIFQYVIPSIERLLQNSPDLKKLTVRVKSSNYIRDYALDDYLELQGFNPDQCWRSKDGVSFNKVGCSIEPKHVTSLLELVLKNTKTLDNIAVIFDERYPSFKLEEVVVPTLSHKNVSIALLYNQTDP, encoded by the exons ATGGAGGCACGTATACACCAAATATATACGATG ATGGTGATTCCCAGATGCTCGGTGGTGTCTTGGACATCTCTGAAGAAGTTGTACCTGGGTGATTGTGCTCTCTCTGATGAATCCATGGCTGCGATTCTATCTGGTTGTCCGGTTCTCGAGTGCTTAACATTGGATACGTGTGGTGAACTGAAGGTTCTTGATCTCAGCAAATCATTGTGTTTGAGAACACTAGATATATACCCCTACAGTTGGGTTCCGGGGCCAACACAGATTCTGGCACCGCATGTACATAATCTCATATTGGTAATAAACTCACAGTTAGCATGTACTTCTTTTGATGTCTCGTACTTAGCCGAAGCTAGGCTGGAGATTTGCATTTTCGTATTGAACAACGTCGAGGCTGGTTTCCTTCAAGACGTAGTGCTAAAGATGCTAGAAAAGTTGCAGAATGTAGAGAAGCTTACTCTTGGGGGAAACTTTCTTCAT attttatcTTTGGCCGAGGTTCGTAGTGTTCCCTTTCCTAAGTTGAAGGTGAAAGATTTGACTCTCAAGACACTTATCTTTCAATATGTTATTCCTAGTATAGAAAGACTGTTGCAAAACTCACCTGATTTAAAGAAGCTAACAGTACGCGTAAAGAGCTCCAACTACATACGG GACTATGCTCTAGACGACTACTTGGAGTTGCAAGGCTTTAACCCGGATCAATGTTGGAGGTCAAAAGATGGGGTCTCTTTTAACAAGGTCGGTTGCTCTATCGAGCCAAAGCACGTGACTTCACTGTTGGAACTCGTgcttaaaaacacaaagacattaGACAATATAGCCGTAATATTTGATGAACGTTACCCTTCGTTTAAGTTAGAAGAGGTGGTCGTTCCAACACTTTCCCACAAGAACGTCTCCATTGCGCTCCTATATAATCAAACCGATCCCTGA